The nucleotide window AGCAGCAAGGCGTGCCAGTTTATATTGGGAATACACCGCAGGCAAAAGGCGACCAGGTTATTACACAAGTTTTTCAGCTACGTCATGAAGCGGCAAGTAGTCTAGTGCCGGTGCTCCGCCCGCTGATTTCAGCGAATAATGCAATTACCGCATATCCAGCAAACAACACATTAGTGGTGACGGATTATGCAGATAATGTGCGGCGGATTGCTAATATTATTGCTGGCATTGATGTGGCGGGCCGGAATATAGAGGTTGTAGCGCTGAAAAACGCTAATGCGCTTGACCTTGCGGCGCAATTACAAAAGATATTAGATCCTGCGCCGATTGGTGGCACGGATGCTACGTTGAAAATCTCGGTGCTAGCGGATATACGCACTAATTCACTGATTTTGCGCGCGGCTAGCCCGGCGCGCATGAAAGCGGCAAAACAATTAATAGCAAAATTGGATTCACCTACGCAGGAGCTCGGCAATATCCATGTGGTGCCGTTACGTAATGCCGATGCAGTCGAGCTGGCTAAAACTTTGCGCGGTATCTTGGGCGAAAAAGGCGGTGGTGCTTCGACGGCAAATAGTGCGCAGGATTCTTTTAATTCGAGCGGTGGGTTTGGCGGTGCGACAGGCAGCGTTATGCCTCCGTTGCCAACTGGCAAAGGAAGTGGCGCGGCGGGTGCTCAAACCAATTCTTCATTAGGCAATCTATTTGGCAGTGCGCCTAACAGTGGTGCTGGCAATAGCGGTGACAGTTCAGCGGGCGGCATGGTGCAAGCTAATGCGGCCACTAATTCACTGGTGATTACGGCTTCTGAGCCGGTTTACCGGAACTTGCGCAGAGTGATTGATCAACTCGATACGCGGCGCGCCCAAGTCTATATCGAGTCATTGATTGTCGAAGTTTCATCCATCGATATGGCCCGCTTCGGGATTCAATGGCAAGCTGTATTGAATATGGATAAAACTAACGCCGTGTTTGGCGGCGCTAATTACACTATGGATAATGATGCTGGCACGAATATTGTTAAATTGGCTACGAGTCCTTATTTAGCGGCGAAAGATCCGCGGCAATCGTTGGCTCTTCCTGCGGAAGGTTTGAATATTGGTTATTTGCGTAACTATGGCAAATTTTTGGGCTTGGGAGGGTTGTTGCAGGCGCTGAATTCGTTGGGCAACACGAATGTGCTCTCTACCCCAACAATGGTAACGCTGGATAATGAAGAAGCTAGAATTGTTGTGGGCCAAAATGTCCCTATTTTGACTGGCGCATACCCGCAAACGGTAGGGGCCGGCCAATCCATTAATCCCTTCCAGACGTTTGAAAGACAGGATGTTGGCGTTACGCTACACGTAAAGCCCAAAATCACTGAGGGGGGGGTGATTCAGCTCCAGATCTATCAAGAAGACTCCGGCGTGGTTCAAAATTCCCTAAACAGTGCGGCTGGAGTGACGCTTAATAAGCGCGCCATTCAATCAACGGTTTTGGCGGATGATGGCCAGATCATTGTGTTAGGGGGGTTATTGCAAGATAAATATAGCGACGGTAATTCTAAAGTGCCTGGGTTGGGCAGTATCCCAGTGCTTGGAGCCCTCTTTCGTTACGAAAACAAAAAGCGAGACAAAAACAATTTGATGGTATTTCTGCGCCCAGTGATTATACGTAACGCCCAAGATGCGCAACGTGTTTCGCTTGATCGATATGATTATATGCGGGCGCAGACGACGAATTTTGGCTCGGATAATTGGTTGATGCGCGATCAAAATACACCGGTGATGCCAAGCGCTCCGCTACCGCTTGACCAGGGCGGAACAACTCTGCCGGCGTTTACTCCGCAGTTGCGCGCGGCTCCATCCGTTAAGCAAGATCAAGCCCCAGCTTCAGCCGCGCCCTCTAATGCGCGTTGGCTGAATGCGATTCCCGGTATGGAGGATGAGCCGGGGACGCGGCCGTGACAAAATTAGACCCTCCGCTTGTCGCCCAAGCAGGTCTGCCACCGCCGGAGTTGTCCCGTGCGGCGCCATCGTCTTTGGTGGCGCGCACCATACCCTACAGTTTTGCTCGGGCGGGGCAAGTTTTGGCGGCCCAGCAACATGGTGACAGCCTTGAAGTTTGGGTGAGCGAGCGTACGCATGCCAGTGCCTTAGCTGAAATTGCGCGGCAATTTGGTGCGTTGCGTCTAGTCCATTTAACGGCTGACGAACTTGCACAAGCCATTAACCGTGCTTATGCGCTTCATGATGGAAGTGCGGCGCAAGTCGTCGGCGAAGTTGAAGGCGAGGTCGATTTATCTCGGCTTATGCAAGATATTCCTGAAATTGAGGACTTGCTTGAAACAGAGGATGATGCGCCGATTATCCGCATGATCAATGCGCTATTTACGCAAGCTGCGCGAGAAGGCGCGTCCGATATTCATATTGAATCCTTTGAGAATGCATCCGTCGTGCGTTTTCGCATCGACGGCACGCTACGCGATGTGGTGCGCCCCAAAAAAGCCTTGCATGGTGCGTTAATCTCGCGGATTAAAATCATGGCGCAGCTTGATATTGCGGAAAAAAGATTGCCGCAAGATGGCCGCATTACCTTACGAGTCGCGGGTCGGCCAGTGGATGTGCGGGTTTCGACCTTGCCCACTGGACACGGCGAGCGCGCGGTATTGCGCTTGCTTGAGAAAGATGGTCAACGGCTGAATCTGGATACGCTCGGCATGGCCACCGCGACGCAAGCGCAGTTTGATAAATTGATTGCGCATCCGCATGGCATTGTATTAGTTACCGGCCCAACGGGTTCAGGTAAAACCACCACTTTATATGCGGCGCTGTCGCGGCTTGAGACGGCCAGCACGAATATTATGACGGTTGAAGATCCGATTGAATATGATCTGCCTGGGATTGGCCAAACGCAGGTCAACGAGCGGATTGGCATGAATTTTGCGCGGGCTCTCCGCTCGATTTTGCGGCAGGATCCTGACATCATCATGATTGGCGAAATTCGAGATCTTGAAACAGCACAGATTGCTGTGCAAGCTTCGTTAACCGGGCATTTAGTCCTGGCTACGCTACACACCAATGATGCCGCATCCTCTGTCACTCGGCTAACGGATATGGGTGTCGAACCTTATTTACTTGCCTCTAGTTTGCTCGGCGTGCTGGCGCAACGACTCGTGCGTCGCTTATGTCCGGCTTGTCGGAGCCAGCACGCTGATGGCTGGCATGCCTCTGGCTGTGAGCAATGCGGACAATCTGGCTATCAAGGCCGGTATGGTATCTATGAATTGCTGGTGCTCAATGACGAGATCCGGAGTTTGATCCACCGGCAAGCCGCCGATGCCGAATTGCTAGCAGCGGGACGGGCGAACGGAATGCATACTTTACGTGAAGATGCGCAGCGCTGGCTAGAGACCGGCGTGACCTCGCGTGAAGAGGTGATGCGGGTGACTGGCGGATAAAATTACCGGATTTAAAAATCTTCGATCTATCAAACTATAAGGTAGCCTGCTAATGCCCGCTTTTCGCTTTGAAGCGATTGACTCGTCTGGCAAATCGCGGCGTGGCGTGCTGGAGGCCGATAGCGCGCGCGCGGCGCGCAGCCAATTGCGTTTGCAAGCGCTCACGCCGCTTGTCGTTGAAGCAGCCGGTAACCAGATGCGCAATACGCGTCACGCACGACTGGCATTCGGGCGGCGCTTATCTCAGCGTGAACAAGCCATTTTTACGCGTCAACTGGCGAGCTTGCTGACAGCCGGTTTGCCACTTGATGAAATTCTTAGCGTGCTGGCCGAGCAAGCAGAGCGGGATTATGTGCGTGAACTGGTGGCTGCGATTCGGGCTGAAATATTAGGTGGGCAATCGCTCGCAGGAGCCCTGAGCGTCCATCCGCAGGATTTTCCCGAGATTTATCGCGCCCTAGTCTCTGCCGGTGAGCAAACCGGTAAGCTGGATATCGTCTTGGGGCGTCTTGCCGATTATATTGAACAACGCAATACATTGCGGCAAAAAATTCAATTGGCCTTTACATATCCAGCCATTGTGACCATCGTTGCCTTTGGCATCGTCATGTTTTTATTGAGTTATGTGGTGCCGCAGGTCGTCAGTGTATTTTCCAGCACTAAACAGCAGTTGCCATTATTGACGGTGGCAATGCTTGGATTGTCAAGTTTTGTTAAGCAGGGCTGGTGGGGTATGTTGATCGCTGGGCTGCTGATAGGCGGGGGGCTGCGGCGTATTTTACAACAGCCGCGCGCCCGTTTGGCTTTTCATCGCTGGCTGTTGGATGTGCCGCTCATCGGCAAACTTGTGCGAGGGTATAACACGGTCCGCTTTGCCAGCACGTTGGCCATCTTGACTGCCGCCGGAGTGCCCATTTTACGGGCGTTGCAAGCCGCTGGCGAGACGCTTAGCAATGTTGCTATGCGCCAAAATATCGACCAGGCGATTGTGCGGGTGCGTGAAGGGACTTCTCTCTCTCGTGCGCTGGCTGGCACCCATACCTTTGCGCCGGTGTTGATTCATCTAATTCGCGCGGGCGAAGCGACGGGCGATTTGACGGCTATGCTTGAGCGAGCGGCGGCGGGTGAAGCGGCTGAACTTGAGCGCCGTACATTATTTTTAACGAGTTTGCTGGAGCCGTTGTTGATCCTTGCGATGGGTGGAGTGGTGTTAGTGATTGTTCTCGCCGTGATGATGCCGATTATCGAATTAAATCAAATGGTGGGGTGATACGCTAGCGCATATAAATGGTCGGCGCATCGGTCAATGCTGGCAAAAATACTTCACTTTTAACACCGCTATGTTCAATAATGACTGAGCGTGCGCGCACTTCATGTAGGCGTGTATTTTGATCGATGGGTTGTCCTACGGAAACGGCTCGTAAAGGTTGGCCGGTTAGTCCGATAATGGCTGCGGCGCCATGTTCTTGGGCCAGCACGCCGGCCAGTTGAAAGTCGCTGCGCACGGGGTTGGCTTGTCCGCCAAAGAGTCGGTTAGCGTATTCGATCTTAAGCGGTGCTCGACTTGCGCTGGCGGCAGCCAGAGGAGGTGTCTGATGAGATGTTAAAGTAATGCCCCAGTAGGTTACAGTTGCGCAGAAAAGCGCAACTAATATGAGCGAAATAATACGTGCAGCAGCAGAGTTTTGTATAGAGATCATGAAATAATAGGTATGAATAGCATTCACTAGGCAGAGTATAGTAAATTTACTGCGATATTGGGTTAGGTGTTTTATTTTTGAAGGTTGGAAATAGTGATGATGAATGGGAAAATGCACGATTATTCAAATAAGGCAAACGCTTTACGTCGTATCTCGCTGTATCAGCGCGGGTTTACTTTAATCGAGTTGATGGTCGTCATCGCGATTCTAGGCATACTGGCCGCCCTAGTTGTGCCGAAAATCATGAGCCGGCCAGATGAGGCGCGCCGGATTGCAGCGCTACAAGACATTAAGACTATCTCGCAGGCACTTAAGTTGTATCGTCTCGATAATATCCGCTATCCAACGCAAGAACAGGGTTTGCGCGCTCTAGTCGAAAAACCCTCTCTTGACCCCGTGCCGAGCAATTGGAAAGAGGATGGATATTTAGAGCGTTTGCCAAACGACCCTTGGGGCAATCCGTATCAGTACCTTAATCCAGGTGCGCATGGCGAGGTTGATATTTTTAGCTATGGCGCAGGTGGGGCATCAGATCATGAAGGGACGGCGATTGGCTCGTGGCAATAACTTGATTCATGGGCCTCAGCCAGTACGCTTGGCAAGCGGATTTACTCTGCTCGAGATGTTGGTTGTACTGGTTATTGCAGGTTTGTTGATTTCTTTAGCCTCTTTATCGATCACGCGTAATCCACGCACGGAGTTTGCCGAAGAGGCGCAACGGCTTGCATTATTGTTTGAGTCGGCAGCGAATGAAGCGCAAGTGCGGTCGCAGTTGATTGCATGGGAGCCTACGCTAGGGGGCTATCGTTTCCTGATACAGGTCGAAAAAGATTGGCGGGTATTGCGCGACGATGTCTTTGCCCCGCGCCAATGGCGTACGCCGCTCAATGCTATAACAATTCGTTATGCGGGCGCGCAAGAGCTGGCTGAACGCGTCATATTCAGTACGGAAAGTATTGATGTTGCCGTGACGGTTACGCTTTATTTAAATGCCACCCAACTGAGTGTGACGAGCAATGGCAATGGCCGTTATGACGTGCAAGAGAAAAAAATCTAGCCGCGTTATGGCGGGTTTTACACTTATTGAAGCGCTGATTGCGCTTGCTATTATCGCGATTGCTTTAGCTGCATCGTTGCGCGCATCAGGCAGTTTGGCGTTGGGGGGACGTGCATTGCACGATCGGCTATTAGCGGGTTTTAGCGCAGATAATGTGCTGGCGCAACTGCGCTTAGAGCACGCCTGGCTGCCGCTGGGGGCGGTGAATTTTCCTTGTGCACAGGGAAATATCGATTTTATCTGCATCCGGACCGTGTCCGCGACGCCTAATCCGATTTTTCGGCGCGTTGATGTCGTGGTTAAGCAAGCTGGTTTTAATAGTGAGTTGGCGCATTTGATGACGGTGATAGCGAATGAAACGCAACGGCCGTTATAAATATCAAATCGGCTTCACATTGGTTGAGTTATTGGTCACGATGACCATTCTGGCCTTGGTTGCAATTTTATCGTGGCGTGGACTTGATCAGATTGTGCGTGCCCGTGATGCCGTGACCTTATCTATGGCCAACGAGCGTGCGCTGGCGCAGTTCTTTGATCAGGTCGGGATTGATGTGCGGCAAGCGGCGCTTGAGCGAGACCTGGGTCAGCCAGCCATTGTTTTTGGTGCCGGGCAATTGCAAATTGTGAGGCAGCTTAATGTATCTGGACAGGCGCCGCGCTTACAAGTCGTGCGTTATCAAGTACCGCAGGGGCGGGTATTGCGCCTCGCTTCGCCGCCGCTTGCAACGTTTAGGCAATTGCAGGCTGCTCTCGCGGTTGAGGCGGGCATGGAGGATTGGAGCACGGTTGAGCTCATCAATGGAGTACGTGCCGTGAGTGTGCGCGGCTGGGTGCGACAACTCGGCTGGACTGCCAATATGCAGGATGTGCAAGCTGCTTTCAATAAAAATTTAACTCCATTGACGGCGCTGCAAGCGCGTCAGATTCCATCTGAGCGTAGTATGACGGGTATCAAATTGACCGTGCACGTAGTCAAAGCGCAGCATCCGCTCACGCGCATTCTATTGGTCGGGGAGTGAGGATTTGCGTACGATCCGACGTTATTCTTCCGGTTACAATGATCCCCGTCGGGCGCGTGGTGCGGCGCTGATCACCGCGCTGTTTGTGGTGACGCTGTCGGCGCTGTTGGTGTCTGGCCTGTTGTGGCGACAGCAAATTCAAATTCGCCGTATCGAAAATCAGCAGATGATGATGCAGGCCCAGTGGGTGCAACGTGGCGCGCTTGATTGGACACGCTTCATCTTGCGCGCGGCAGCAGATACTTCGCCGATTGATTATCTCGGCGGCATTTGGGCCGTACCTATTGCCCAGACGCGCTTATCTGATTTACTCGGACGCGCTGGGGCAGCGGGCGATGCGTATGAGCAGGACACTTATTTATCCGGTTCGATTGAAGATGCACAAGCTAAATTCAATTTGCGCAATTTAATTAGTACGCCCCGGCCCGGGAAGTTAGAGCTAAATCTGGTGCAGGTTGCGAACTTTGAGCGCTTGTTAGCGATCCTTAATTTAAGGCCAGAATTAGCAAAAGCCACAGCTTTGCAGCTCCGCGCGTCGCTGATGAACTCAAGGCAAACTTTGCAAAGCGGGGCGAATTCTAAGTTGCAGGATGCGGCTGGCAGCGAGAAGGTAGAGGGCCAAGCAGAAAATCCATCATTTGCGGCGAATTCGGAAGGCGGGCTTAACTCTCAAGGGTTGGCGATCAATTCTGTGGAAGCCTTGCTTGATGTCCCCGGCTTTAGCGCAGATATGGTGGCGCAACTCAAGCCGTTTGTCACGGTCTTACCACAGCCCAGCGCGGTTAATGTGAATACGGTAAGTGCCGAAGTGTTAGCCGCAATGATTCCAGGTTTGGAGGTACCCAATGCGCAGATGCTATTGACCTTGCGTGAGCAGGTTTTTTTCGTTAATACAGGTGACTTCACGAATCGCTTACGCACCATTACTGGGTCACAGCTTGAATTTGATACCAGCCAATTCGATGTAAGAACTGATTTCTTTGTCATTCATGGGCAGGTGCAGCATAATCGCGCGCGCTTATTGCGTGATGTATTAGTGTATCGCCACCGTTTGACGCGTAGTACACGTATCATTAGTATGCGTGATGCAGTATGATTATTTTGCGAAAGGGATCAGCGTTTTGACAACACTTGTGGTTCAACTACCCGCCCGCGACCCAGCGCTAACCTCAGCGCAATGGCAGTTGTCGGCTTTGCCCTTTATTCTTTTTGATCGGCGCGCCCGCGTATTGCGTGCAGGTCAGTCCTCACTTGCGCTGCTACCGAAAGCGCGGACAACCATTTTACTGGTTGCAGCGCGCGATGTACTCATGCTGACCGTAGCGCTTGCGCCCCTCAAGGGCACACGTTTACGGCAAGCTTTACCCAATGTAATCGAAGAGCATGTGATCCGAGATCCACAAACTTGCCATATTGCACTTGATCCGATAGCCACTGAAAATAATCAACGGGTGTTGGCAACGATTGATCGCGCTTGGTTTCGTTTTGTATATGAGGCCTTTATCGAAGCGGGTCATCAGGCTTTACGCGCAGTGCCGATTACACGCTGTTTGGCCATACCTGAGGTTGAAGCCCCGGCAAGCCTTGAGGCCAAGCTTGAAAGTGTCGTGGATAAAAACGTTACGCCTTTATTGGTTGTGATGGTTGGGTATTCTGAGCCGAGCTCTGTAACTTCGCCGGTTGATGTGGCTGAGTCATGCGTTGAACTTGCTTTGATTCGCGCGGGTCAAGGCCAAGGTCTGACGGTCCCAATGCATGCGCTCAACCAGACGCTGAACGCATTGGCGGGGCCTGGGCCGCTGACGCTCTATCGACTGACTGACGTGCCAGGCATGCCCTCTGTTACGGCAGCGCCGCCCCCTTTTGAGAATCAGCCATCCCTCTCATTTGAGGCCTTGGCGCGGCAGGCGTTAAGCTGCTCTTTTAACTTGTGCCAATTTGAATTTGCGGAGCAACCATGGCGCTTTAGGCGCGGTGCCTTAAAGCTCTGGCGTTTGCCGTTGGGTTTGGCGCTGGCTAGCTTACTGGCGATGGTCATTGGCGTCAATCTGCAATGGCTATTGCTGGTACGGCAGCAAACTATGCTGAGTACGCAGCAGATTGAGGTGCTGCTGAACGCTTTTCCAAAAACCACAGCCGTGCTGAACCCTCCCCAACAAATGACGCGCCAGCTCGATGCGCTGCGTACGGCTGTAGGTGAGCTTTCACCTACGGATTTTCTAAGCCTTGCGGAGGGCCTGGCACGCGCGCTAGGGAGCATCTCGCCGACGGCTATTGCGCAGATGAATTACCGTAGCCGTGTGCTTGAAGTGAGCTTTAAACCGGGCGTGAAAATTGATGAAGCTTTTGGGCAACGGCTCGCTAGCCAAGGGCTGGACGCACATTTTGCGCAAGGCAAATGGATTATTAAGGGACGAGGATGAAAAGTGCTTTGATAACGCTTTGGAGAGATTTCTGGAGTGAGCGCAACGCCCGCGAGAAAATGCTTTGCATCACGTTAGGCTTGGTTTTCAGCATCGCTTTGCTGTATAGCGTGTTATGGATGCCTGCCCGCAGCGGGAGTACCAGGCTGATGGCTAAGCTACCGGCGATGGAGCGCGAGCTAGCGCAAATGCAAGAACAAGCACGACAAGCGCAGGAGTTAGGACGTCGGCCAGCCAATATAACGCCTATCGGCGATGGTTTACGTGACACTCTGATGACTTCGCTTGCGCAACACAACATGACCAATGCTCAGTTATCTGTGCTCAATGGCGCGGTACAAATAAAATTAACCAACGTTTTCTTCGCAGATTGGCTTGGCTGGCTTAACGAAATCCGCAAACAATATAAATTGCAAATCGCTGAAGCCCAGCTCACCAGTCTTAATGAAGACGGGCAAGTGGATCTTACGGCGTTGCTGCAAGCGCCGAGCGCCCGTTAATTTTTATGTGTTCATCCTCTAAACGCTGATGCAGTCAACCCATCAGATAAGTGCTGCGCGGAATATGCATCCACTCTTGCAAAAATTAAAAGAGGCCCTGCCATGGAGTTTGGCCGCGCTGGTTTCAATCCTATTCACCGTACTGGCGCTCTTG belongs to Mycoavidus sp. B2-EB and includes:
- the gspD gene encoding type II secretion system secretin GspD, whose protein sequence is MRCLIYVLFIAWLAIQPARAQVTLNFVNAEVDQVAKAIGAATNQTIIVDPRVKGRLNLVSEHSVTAAQALKTLQSALRMQGFALVQDHGVLKVVPEADAKQQGVPVYIGNTPQAKGDQVITQVFQLRHEAASSLVPVLRPLISANNAITAYPANNTLVVTDYADNVRRIANIIAGIDVAGRNIEVVALKNANALDLAAQLQKILDPAPIGGTDATLKISVLADIRTNSLILRAASPARMKAAKQLIAKLDSPTQELGNIHVVPLRNADAVELAKTLRGILGEKGGGASTANSAQDSFNSSGGFGGATGSVMPPLPTGKGSGAAGAQTNSSLGNLFGSAPNSGAGNSGDSSAGGMVQANAATNSLVITASEPVYRNLRRVIDQLDTRRAQVYIESLIVEVSSIDMARFGIQWQAVLNMDKTNAVFGGANYTMDNDAGTNIVKLATSPYLAAKDPRQSLALPAEGLNIGYLRNYGKFLGLGGLLQALNSLGNTNVLSTPTMVTLDNEEARIVVGQNVPILTGAYPQTVGAGQSINPFQTFERQDVGVTLHVKPKITEGGVIQLQIYQEDSGVVQNSLNSAAGVTLNKRAIQSTVLADDGQIIVLGGLLQDKYSDGNSKVPGLGSIPVLGALFRYENKKRDKNNLMVFLRPVIIRNAQDAQRVSLDRYDYMRAQTTNFGSDNWLMRDQNTPVMPSAPLPLDQGGTTLPAFTPQLRAAPSVKQDQAPASAAPSNARWLNAIPGMEDEPGTRP
- the gspE gene encoding type II secretion system ATPase GspE, with the translated sequence MPPPELSRAAPSSLVARTIPYSFARAGQVLAAQQHGDSLEVWVSERTHASALAEIARQFGALRLVHLTADELAQAINRAYALHDGSAAQVVGEVEGEVDLSRLMQDIPEIEDLLETEDDAPIIRMINALFTQAAREGASDIHIESFENASVVRFRIDGTLRDVVRPKKALHGALISRIKIMAQLDIAEKRLPQDGRITLRVAGRPVDVRVSTLPTGHGERAVLRLLEKDGQRLNLDTLGMATATQAQFDKLIAHPHGIVLVTGPTGSGKTTTLYAALSRLETASTNIMTVEDPIEYDLPGIGQTQVNERIGMNFARALRSILRQDPDIIMIGEIRDLETAQIAVQASLTGHLVLATLHTNDAASSVTRLTDMGVEPYLLASSLLGVLAQRLVRRLCPACRSQHADGWHASGCEQCGQSGYQGRYGIYELLVLNDEIRSLIHRQAADAELLAAGRANGMHTLREDAQRWLETGVTSREEVMRVTGG
- the gspF gene encoding type II secretion system inner membrane protein GspF, which gives rise to MPAFRFEAIDSSGKSRRGVLEADSARAARSQLRLQALTPLVVEAAGNQMRNTRHARLAFGRRLSQREQAIFTRQLASLLTAGLPLDEILSVLAEQAERDYVRELVAAIRAEILGGQSLAGALSVHPQDFPEIYRALVSAGEQTGKLDIVLGRLADYIEQRNTLRQKIQLAFTYPAIVTIVAFGIVMFLLSYVVPQVVSVFSSTKQQLPLLTVAMLGLSSFVKQGWWGMLIAGLLIGGGLRRILQQPRARLAFHRWLLDVPLIGKLVRGYNTVRFASTLAILTAAGVPILRALQAAGETLSNVAMRQNIDQAIVRVREGTSLSRALAGTHTFAPVLIHLIRAGEATGDLTAMLERAAAGEAAELERRTLFLTSLLEPLLILAMGGVVLVIVLAVMMPIIELNQMVG
- a CDS encoding general secretion pathway protein GspC, with translation MISIQNSAAARIISLILVALFCATVTYWGITLTSHQTPPLAAASASRAPLKIEYANRLFGGQANPVRSDFQLAGVLAQEHGAAAIIGLTGQPLRAVSVGQPIDQNTRLHEVRARSVIIEHSGVKSEVFLPALTDAPTIYMR
- the gspG gene encoding type II secretion system major pseudopilin GspG, with amino-acid sequence MHDYSNKANALRRISLYQRGFTLIELMVVIAILGILAALVVPKIMSRPDEARRIAALQDIKTISQALKLYRLDNIRYPTQEQGLRALVEKPSLDPVPSNWKEDGYLERLPNDPWGNPYQYLNPGAHGEVDIFSYGAGGASDHEGTAIGSWQ
- a CDS encoding prepilin-type N-terminal cleavage/methylation domain-containing protein, producing the protein MKGRRLARGNNLIHGPQPVRLASGFTLLEMLVVLVIAGLLISLASLSITRNPRTEFAEEAQRLALLFESAANEAQVRSQLIAWEPTLGGYRFLIQVEKDWRVLRDDVFAPRQWRTPLNAITIRYAGAQELAERVIFSTESIDVAVTVTLYLNATQLSVTSNGNGRYDVQEKKI
- the gspI gene encoding type II secretion system minor pseudopilin GspI — encoded protein: MAGFTLIEALIALAIIAIALAASLRASGSLALGGRALHDRLLAGFSADNVLAQLRLEHAWLPLGAVNFPCAQGNIDFICIRTVSATPNPIFRRVDVVVKQAGFNSELAHLMTVIANETQRPL
- a CDS encoding type II secretion system protein J, whose protein sequence is MKRNGRYKYQIGFTLVELLVTMTILALVAILSWRGLDQIVRARDAVTLSMANERALAQFFDQVGIDVRQAALERDLGQPAIVFGAGQLQIVRQLNVSGQAPRLQVVRYQVPQGRVLRLASPPLATFRQLQAALAVEAGMEDWSTVELINGVRAVSVRGWVRQLGWTANMQDVQAAFNKNLTPLTALQARQIPSERSMTGIKLTVHVVKAQHPLTRILLVGE
- the gspK gene encoding type II secretion system minor pseudopilin GspK, with amino-acid sequence MRTIRRYSSGYNDPRRARGAALITALFVVTLSALLVSGLLWRQQIQIRRIENQQMMMQAQWVQRGALDWTRFILRAAADTSPIDYLGGIWAVPIAQTRLSDLLGRAGAAGDAYEQDTYLSGSIEDAQAKFNLRNLISTPRPGKLELNLVQVANFERLLAILNLRPELAKATALQLRASLMNSRQTLQSGANSKLQDAAGSEKVEGQAENPSFAANSEGGLNSQGLAINSVEALLDVPGFSADMVAQLKPFVTVLPQPSAVNVNTVSAEVLAAMIPGLEVPNAQMLLTLREQVFFVNTGDFTNRLRTITGSQLEFDTSQFDVRTDFFVIHGQVQHNRARLLRDVLVYRHRLTRSTRIISMRDAV
- the gspL gene encoding type II secretion system protein GspL, with protein sequence MTTLVVQLPARDPALTSAQWQLSALPFILFDRRARVLRAGQSSLALLPKARTTILLVAARDVLMLTVALAPLKGTRLRQALPNVIEEHVIRDPQTCHIALDPIATENNQRVLATIDRAWFRFVYEAFIEAGHQALRAVPITRCLAIPEVEAPASLEAKLESVVDKNVTPLLVVMVGYSEPSSVTSPVDVAESCVELALIRAGQGQGLTVPMHALNQTLNALAGPGPLTLYRLTDVPGMPSVTAAPPPFENQPSLSFEALARQALSCSFNLCQFEFAEQPWRFRRGALKLWRLPLGLALASLLAMVIGVNLQWLLLVRQQTMLSTQQIEVLLNAFPKTTAVLNPPQQMTRQLDALRTAVGELSPTDFLSLAEGLARALGSISPTAIAQMNYRSRVLEVSFKPGVKIDEAFGQRLASQGLDAHFAQGKWIIKGRG
- the gspM gene encoding type II secretion system protein GspM yields the protein MKSALITLWRDFWSERNAREKMLCITLGLVFSIALLYSVLWMPARSGSTRLMAKLPAMERELAQMQEQARQAQELGRRPANITPIGDGLRDTLMTSLAQHNMTNAQLSVLNGAVQIKLTNVFFADWLGWLNEIRKQYKLQIAEAQLTSLNEDGQVDLTALLQAPSAR